In Carya illinoinensis cultivar Pawnee chromosome 9, C.illinoinensisPawnee_v1, whole genome shotgun sequence, the following are encoded in one genomic region:
- the LOC122276099 gene encoding uncharacterized protein LOC122276099 isoform X2, with the protein MALTVKNKVAFINGSIAATPADQLVLHSAWLRVNNLEREGRGYCDSSHHNGIESHFKRHNVAPKLSEEERATRRYEMQVDVELHEEQRWKRLRKAEEDDG; encoded by the exons ATGGCATTGACTGTCAAGAACAAGGTGGCATTCATTAATGGTTCGATTGCTGCTACTCCTGCTGATCAACTTGTTCTTCATAGTGCTTGGCTGCGTGTTAACAATTTG gaaagagaaggcAGAGGGTATTGTGATTCAAGTCATCACAATGGGATTGAGTCACACTTCAAGCGTCACAATGTTGCTCCCAAACTTTCAGAGGAAGAGCGGGCTACTAGGCGGTATGAGATGCAAGTGGATGTTGAACTGCATGAAGAGCAAAGATGGAAACGTTTGAGGAAGGCTGAGGAGGACGATGGGTGA
- the LOC122276099 gene encoding uncharacterized protein LOC122276099 isoform X1, with translation MDSTNSATSPRSVINLSDYSSSPSYLHPNDNPGALLVSEIFSGDNYIAWSRSITMALTVKNKVAFINGSIAATPADQLVLHSAWLRVNNLEREGRGYCDSSHHNGIESHFKRHNVAPKLSEEERATRRYEMQVDVELHEEQRWKRLRKAEEDDG, from the exons ATGGATTCTACCAATTCTGCCACTTCTCCTCGCTCTGTCATAAATCTCTCAGATTATTCCTCTAGTCCTTCTTATCTACATCCAAATGACAATCCTGGTGCCCTCCTCGTTTCAGAAATTTTTTCTGGAGATAATTACATTGCATGGAGTCGATCAATCACCATGGCATTGACTGTCAAGAACAAGGTGGCATTCATTAATGGTTCGATTGCTGCTACTCCTGCTGATCAACTTGTTCTTCATAGTGCTTGGCTGCGTGTTAACAATTTG gaaagagaaggcAGAGGGTATTGTGATTCAAGTCATCACAATGGGATTGAGTCACACTTCAAGCGTCACAATGTTGCTCCCAAACTTTCAGAGGAAGAGCGGGCTACTAGGCGGTATGAGATGCAAGTGGATGTTGAACTGCATGAAGAGCAAAGATGGAAACGTTTGAGGAAGGCTGAGGAGGACGATGGGTGA